The following proteins come from a genomic window of Anopheles ziemanni chromosome 3, idAnoZiCoDA_A2_x.2, whole genome shotgun sequence:
- the LOC131286161 gene encoding nuclear receptor coactivator 7 isoform X3: MLSPGLALGDGSVGEGLDSYGASGGSGGGYDKKRRRSSSWQTKLERRRRKGMMALDGGDPMPQDSASFSSFGSANGLDTSPYASGSGGKYGREKRHSWWNIFVPDNLKQRTRRASQDVILSKSSDTLSSPPYRRSKSRSVDHGLAAPFDLDSLRSKVEGRFESIDRLSKDGEKKRSMPTIPTITYTVKDRDTLTSVAARFDTTPSELTQLNRLASSFIYSGQQLLVPDKNAKSAADGESDASTERSSNSPTDGRRKGSQEDLSQDEKDLLEGLRPGSPKPGHIERVASPNTQSGGGGGGGGGGSTGNAATGGDEDDPVTIQRFLKINVRHITDGQGVVGGVLLVTPNAVMFDPNVSDPLVIEHGPESYGVIAPMEFIVNAAIFNDIAHMRVQGAAGGNETAEKAEIYHPVPVEKPCSRCDTHSPGKDSLLVKDETFPELGVGSVEGCDDQESICSSNERDGDAFPKAFERDLVTPNNLQRLHGDSTESGGSSVEPKASSAEPPMFLSYDRDSSQSHTPNSLDNSATGAAADQQASKSGGDKTDQTKTNSILEDPTMRSLEERRRSLLDQHWAIPSKDRLKCNCDQSSSRRSLDDEEAASTGSGATAASSSTAGASSIGAGHHVPPIAPIAEVAVGGDGQLVKQSCHDSGIDIRDPGASGVAAGGHGALLGLGGATGGSGSSAASSVASIPIVAPIATKKVYSDADIVLSADWVPPLTIAPTHLHDSSPRSSSSLVSSSQHGSTTLSTVTSDAGGRKKTSSVSFSVDEHDPHGAAGPAGSGSFEKGAGETKKNKMLKRLSYPLAWVEGLTGEGGSSHKSDSIESAPNTGDSNQSVFSKVFSRRSSIGTFIRPHPSEGSAHKQKQAPPKLDYRSMVSIDDMPTLFVSFDKLIPRPARACPDPPMYLRLRMGRKIGKNTPLPTTVMSYGKNKLRPEYWFSIPKNKVDELYRFLNAWVQHLYGELDEAAIKERGFELIQIDTEWSAKSGSPSKDGRSASEGEISEYTRESWEVLSMSTDDYRKATLFASGSFDQDFQIPDLIGQTEILSEEHREKLCAHLPARAEGYSWSLVFSTSQHGFSLNSLYRKMHKLESPILIVIEDTDHNVFGALTSCSLHVSDHFYGTGESLLYKFNPHFKVFHWSGENLYFIKGNPESLAIGAGDGKFGLWLDGDLNQGRSQHCSTYSNEPLAPQEDFVIKTLECWAFV, encoded by the exons GACTCGTAGAGCTAGTCAGGATGTGATACTATCGAAAAGTTCGGACACGCTCAGTAGCCCACCCTACAGAAG GAGCAAATCCAGAAGTGTAGATCATGGGCTAGCCGCACCATTCGATTTGGATTCGCTGCGCTCGAAGGTAGAGGGCCGGTTCGAAAGCATCGATCGACTATCAAAAG ATGGCGAAAAGAAACGCTCGATGCCAACCATACCCACCATAACGTACACAGTGAAGGACCGGGACACGCTGACGTCCGTGGCGGCGCGCTTCGATACAACCCCATCGGAACTAACCCAGCTGAACCGTCTGGCCAGTTCGTTCATCTACTCCggccagcagctgctggtgcCGGACAAAAATGCCAAATCGGCCGCGGACGGTGAGTCCGACGCCAGCACGGAACGTTCCTCCAACAGCCCCACCGACGGCCGCCGCAAAGGTTCCCAGGAAGATTTGTCACAGGATGAGAAAG atTTACTGGAAGGGCTGCGCCCTGGATCACCAAAACCGGGTCACATCGAGCGTGTTGCCTCGCCGAACACAcagagtggtggtggtggaggcggaggaggaggaggttcgACTGGCAATGCGGCCACCGGCGGTGACGAGGACGATCCCGTCACTATACAACGCTTTTTGAAGATCAATGTGCGACACATTACCGACGGACAGGGGGTGGTCGGAGGTGTCCTGCTCGTCACACCGAACGCCGTCATGTTCGACCCGAACGTGTCGGACCCGCTAGTCATCGAGCACGGACCGGAAAGTTACGGCGTGATCGCACCGATGGAGTTCATAGTGAACGCGGCCATCTTCAACGATATCGCACACATGCGCGTGCAGGGTGCGGCCGGCGGTAACGAGACGGCTGAGAAGGCCGAGATCTACCACCCGGTTCCGGTGGAAAAGCCATGCTCGCGCTGCGACACGCACTCGCCCGGCAAGGATTCGCTGCTGGTGAAGGATGAAACGTTCCCGGAGCTCGGTGTCGGCTCGGTGGAAGGATGCGACGACCAGGAATCGATCTGCTCGAGCAATGAGCGCGATGGCGATGCGTTCCCGAAGGCGTTCGAGCGGGATCTAGTGACGCCAAACAATCTGCAGCGCTTGCACGGCGATTCGACCGAGAGCGGCGGTAGTTCGGTGGAGCCGAAAGCGTCGTCGGCGGAACCGCCTATGTTTCTGTCGTACGATCGTGACTCGTCCCAATCGCACACACCGAACTCGCTCGACAACAGCGCGACCGGGGCGGCGGCAGATCAACAGGCGTCGAAGTCCGGTGGCGATAAGACTGACCAAACCAAGACCAACAGTATCTTAGAGGATCCCACCATGCGCTCCCTGGAGGAACGACGGAGAAGTCTGCTGGATCAGCACTGGGCCATCCCAAGCAAGGACAG ACTGAAATGTAATTGCGATCAATCGTCATCCCGAAGATCTTTGGACGACGAGGAAGCGGCCAGCACGGGCAGTGGAGCCACGGCGGCATCCTCTTCAACGGCTGGGGCGAGCTCGATCGGTGCTGGCCATCACGTTCCACCGATCGCTCCGATCGCCGAGGTCGCTGTTGGTGGCGATGGACAGCTGGTGAAGCAATCGTGCCACGACTCGGGTATCGACATCCGCGACCCGGGAGCATCCGGTGTGGCGGCTGGTGGTCATGGGGCTCTACTAGGCCTCGGTGGAGCAACCGGTGGAAGCGGTAGCAGTGCAGCCAGTTCCGTCGCCAGCATTCCGATTGTGGCTCCGATCGCCACTAAGAAAGTATACAGCGATGCGGATATCGTGCTGAGCGCGGATTGGGTGCCACCGTTGACGATTGCACCGACACATCTGCACGACAGTTCACCCCGCAGTAGCAGCTCGCTCGTTTCCTCGTCCCAGCACGGCTCTACCACTCTGTCGACGGTGACGTCCGATGCTGGCGGGCGCAAGAAAACATCCAGTGTTAGTTTCAGCGTGGATGAGCACGACCCACACGGTGCTGCCGGTCCGGCCGGTTCCGGATCGTTCGAGAAGGGAGCTggtgaaacgaagaaaaacaag ATGCTTAAACGACTCTCCTACCCGCTTGCATGGGTTGAAGGATTGACCGGTGAAGGCGGTAGCAGTCACAAGTCGGACTCGATCGAATCCGCACCGAATACGGGCGACTCGAATCAGAGCGTCTTCTCAAAAGTATTTTCCAG GCGGTCGTCCATCGGTACCTTCATTCGGCCGCATCCCTCCGAAGGAAGCGCCCATAAGCAGAAACAGGCGCCACCCAAGCTCGACTACCGCTCGATGGTGTCCATCGATGACATGCCGACCTTATTCGTTAGTTTCGACA AGCTCATTCCGCGACCGGCACGAGCCTGCCCGGATCCGCCGATGTACCTGCGGTTGCGCATGGGACGTAAGATCGGCAAAAATACACCCCTTCCGACGACAGTGATGTCCTACGGCAAGAACAAGCTACGGCCCGAGTATTGGTTCAGCATTCCCAAGAACAA GGTGGATGAGTTGTACCGCTTCCTCAACGCATGGGTGCAGCATCTGTACGGCGAGCTGGACGAAGCTGCCATCAAGGAGCGAGGCTTCGAACTAATCCAGATCGACACCGAATGGTCAGCGAAATCTGGCAGCCCGTCGAAG GACGGTCGTTCCGCTAGTGAAGGAGAAATCTCCGAGTATACACGCGAATCGTGGGAG GTCCTGTCGATGAGCACAGATGACTACCGAAAGGCGACACTGTTTGCATCCGGTTCGTTCGACCAGGACTTCCAGATTCCGGACCTGATTGGGCAGACAGAAATCCTCAGCGAAGAGCACAG GGAAAAACTATGCGCCCACCTGCCGGCCCGTGCCGAGGGCTACTCCTGGTCCCTCGTGTTCAGCACCTCACAGCATGGCTTCTCGCTGAACTCCCTCTACCGGAAGATGCATAAGCTCGAGAGCCCGATCCTGATCGTGATAGAGGATACGGACCATAAC GTTTTCGGTGCCCTGACGTCCTGCTCGTTGCACGTGTCGGACCATTTCTATGGCACCGGCGAGTCGCTGCTGTACAAGTTCAACCCGCACTTCAAAGTGTTCCACTGGAGCGGCGAGAACCTGTACTTCATCAAGGGCAACCCGGAGAGTCTGGCGATCGGTGCTGGAGA TGGAAAGTTTGGCCTCTGGCTGGACGGTGACCTGAACCAGGGTCGATCACAGCACTGCAGCACGTACTCGAACGAACCGCTGGCGCCGCAGGAGGATTTTGTCATCAAAACGCTCGAATGCTGGGCCTTCGTCTAA
- the LOC131286161 gene encoding TLD domain-containing protein 2 isoform X4 yields MMSKSKINKLTKYLKTKVLSMSTDDYRKATLFASGSFDQDFQIPDLIGQTEILSEEHREKLCAHLPARAEGYSWSLVFSTSQHGFSLNSLYRKMHKLESPILIVIEDTDHNVFGALTSCSLHVSDHFYGTGESLLYKFNPHFKVFHWSGENLYFIKGNPESLAIGAGDGKFGLWLDGDLNQGRSQHCSTYSNEPLAPQEDFVIKTLECWAFV; encoded by the exons ATGATGTCGAaatcgaaaatcaacaaattgaCGAAGTATTTAAAGACGAAG GTCCTGTCGATGAGCACAGATGACTACCGAAAGGCGACACTGTTTGCATCCGGTTCGTTCGACCAGGACTTCCAGATTCCGGACCTGATTGGGCAGACAGAAATCCTCAGCGAAGAGCACAG GGAAAAACTATGCGCCCACCTGCCGGCCCGTGCCGAGGGCTACTCCTGGTCCCTCGTGTTCAGCACCTCACAGCATGGCTTCTCGCTGAACTCCCTCTACCGGAAGATGCATAAGCTCGAGAGCCCGATCCTGATCGTGATAGAGGATACGGACCATAAC GTTTTCGGTGCCCTGACGTCCTGCTCGTTGCACGTGTCGGACCATTTCTATGGCACCGGCGAGTCGCTGCTGTACAAGTTCAACCCGCACTTCAAAGTGTTCCACTGGAGCGGCGAGAACCTGTACTTCATCAAGGGCAACCCGGAGAGTCTGGCGATCGGTGCTGGAGA TGGAAAGTTTGGCCTCTGGCTGGACGGTGACCTGAACCAGGGTCGATCACAGCACTGCAGCACGTACTCGAACGAACCGCTGGCGCCGCAGGAGGATTTTGTCATCAAAACGCTCGAATGCTGGGCCTTCGTCTAA